One window of Watersipora subatra chromosome 3, tzWatSuba1.1, whole genome shotgun sequence genomic DNA carries:
- the LOC137390872 gene encoding interleukin-1 receptor-associated kinase 4-like: protein MGARLTEENLIVDIPYLQRRNLCAKLDAHDDWKKFIGFITSSDGITPRYKDLHWCLFNNMGVQQRGSPTDAILNDWRSLRPSIGDLLNLLVHVKLMDSANYIKEYILQEVCIDRAVEDIFPTGYLHVLVKDYSYADLEQFTDYFNRDPLENGGRFLGAGGYGEVYLGRIKTDTCTELVAVKKFYNSSLNYLKQFKTELEVIFMNCRHENLLAIKGVCTERAFCVIYEYMSHGTVEQRLAKDSDKPVLSADQRLQIAIDVAKGLGRLHHGDATPIVHRDVKPANILLDDQDRAKLGDYGLVRVQTLQDSSHTNVTSKIHGTSFYMPPEAMTGIVSTKWDVYSFGVVLLELLFAKGPYHKDLHGHTENMIEYLFDGDLENPLTLLDPKCDWNRDVAQQLLDLSERCGRKWRKRPNISNDENSVLETLLKIQESAKRVSR from the exons ATGGGTGCACGACTTACTGAAGAAAACCTTATCGTAGACATTCCATATCTCCAAAGACGTAATTTATGCGCAAAACTTGATGCTCACGATGACTGGAAAAAATTTATTGGTTTTATTACGTCTAGCGATGGCATAACACCTCGCTATAAGGACCTTCATTGGTGTTTGTTCAACAACATGGGAGTTCAACAACGTGGTAGTCCAACAGATGCTATTCTCAATGATTGGAGGTCTTTGCGACCCTCTATTGGAGATCTATTAAACCTGTTGGTTCATGTAAAATTGATGGATTCTGCCAATTATATTAAAGAATATATTCTTCAAGAGGTTTGCATAGACAGAGCTGTTGAGGACATTTTCCCAACTG GTTACTTACATGTACTAGTGAAGGATTATTCTTATGCTGATCTGGAACAGTTCACAGACTACTTCAATCGTGATCCTCTAGAAAATGGCGGTCGGTTTCTTGGAGCTGGAGGCTACGGAGAAGTATATTTGG GCAGAATAAAAACTGACACGTGCACAGAATTGGTAGCAGTCAAAAAGTTTTACAATTCTTCACTGAACTATCTCAAACAATTCAAGACTGAGTTGGAGGTGATATTTATGAATTGTCGGCATGAGAACTTACTCGCTATTAAGGGAGTGTGTACGGAGCGAGCCTTTTGTGTCATCTATGAGTACATGAGCCATGGCACTGTTGAGCAGAGACTT GCCAAAGACTCAGATAAGCCTGTGTTAAGCGCGGACCAGAGGCTACAGATCGCTATTGATGTGGCTAAGGGCCTCGGCAGACTCCATCATGGTGATGCAACGCCTATTGTTCACAGGGACGTTAAACC TGCAAACATATTACTTGATGACCAGGATAGAGCCAAGCTGGGAGATTACGGGCTTGTTCGGGTACAGACGTTGCAGGACAGCTCTCACACAAATGTGACCTCGAAGATTCATGGGACTAGTTTCTACATGCCGCCAGAGGCTATGACTGGGATTGTCTCCACTAAATGGGATGTTTACTCATTTGGTGTT GTGCTGCTGGAGCTGCTGTTTGCCAAAGGACCTTATCACAAGGATTTACATGGCCATACTgaaaacatg ATTGAATATCTGTTTGACGGCGATCTTGAGAACCCGCTGACCTTGCTTGACCCCAAGTGTGATTGGAATCGGGATGTCGCTCAACAGCTTTTAGATCTGTCTGAGCGATGCGGACGGAAATGGAGAAAAAGACCTAACATTAGTAATGATGAGAATTCTGTTCTGGAAACTCTTCTTAAAATCCAGGAAAGTGCTAAAAGAGTTTCTCGTTGA